A genome region from Chengkuizengella sp. SCS-71B includes the following:
- a CDS encoding class I adenylate-forming enzyme family protein, with product MNDMKTMVDNFVNSIFVHCKTALWSINPKITYKELENIVENNIKFIRQNKIHHDSLVILDTNLGWKLVPILLAFFKCRITVLPFDFKELPEEYASYMLISQSHVDEHGCLSNVEVNNKRQGLNDIALILCTSGSLGKSKAVKLTYNNIMHNVIANAKILNQIDSERFYISRPLYHASAIIAEVLTGLILHKSMYFRERNFTPSSFLQDVKLKELDTIFSTPTIMYQVTKIKKTDKLPVRNIVLSGEIPQYKQIEEISNYFNQSQIINAYGLTEASPRVCINLNVSKENCNNVGKPLENIQLKIKENELYIQGPNIMNGYWNNEDKTNEVKHEGWLRTKDIAIQEEDGSITIMGRKDDLLIRAGVNLHAHTLEEIINSSNSIKESFVYGVNSNKLGQEIVCLLVAKSVDFKVIDMFQYLKARSVPQRFWPDRVKLVKEIPKNKTGKRKRLVWWCQD from the coding sequence ATGAATGATATGAAAACAATGGTAGATAACTTTGTTAACTCCATCTTTGTTCATTGCAAAACTGCCCTTTGGTCCATAAACCCAAAGATTACTTACAAGGAACTTGAAAATATAGTAGAAAACAACATCAAATTTATAAGACAAAATAAAATTCATCACGATTCTTTAGTTATTTTGGATACGAATCTTGGCTGGAAGTTAGTTCCAATCTTGCTTGCATTTTTTAAATGCAGGATCACGGTTTTACCCTTTGATTTCAAAGAACTCCCTGAGGAATATGCTTCTTACATGTTAATTTCTCAAAGTCATGTTGATGAACATGGATGTTTAAGCAATGTAGAAGTGAACAACAAAAGACAAGGCTTAAATGATATAGCATTAATTCTTTGTACTTCAGGTTCTTTAGGAAAATCAAAGGCAGTAAAGTTAACTTATAACAATATTATGCATAATGTGATTGCCAATGCAAAGATCTTAAATCAGATAGATTCAGAACGATTTTATATTAGCAGACCTTTATACCATGCGTCAGCAATTATTGCAGAAGTACTTACTGGCTTAATCTTACACAAATCTATGTATTTTAGGGAAAGGAATTTCACACCTAGTTCTTTTTTACAAGATGTGAAACTTAAAGAGTTAGATACGATATTTTCTACCCCGACGATCATGTATCAGGTCACAAAAATAAAAAAAACAGACAAATTACCTGTGAGAAATATTGTACTCAGTGGAGAAATACCACAATATAAACAAATTGAAGAAATATCTAATTATTTTAATCAGTCACAAATCATTAATGCTTATGGTCTGACGGAAGCAAGTCCTAGAGTGTGCATCAATTTAAATGTATCAAAAGAAAACTGTAACAATGTAGGAAAGCCATTAGAAAATATTCAATTAAAAATCAAAGAAAACGAACTATATATACAGGGACCGAACATTATGAACGGTTATTGGAACAATGAGGATAAAACAAATGAAGTAAAACACGAAGGTTGGTTAAGAACCAAAGATATTGCGATCCAGGAAGAAGATGGTTCCATTACAATTATGGGACGTAAAGATGATTTATTAATCCGGGCAGGAGTGAACCTGCATGCACATACGCTTGAAGAGATTATTAACAGCAGTAACAGCATTAAAGAATCTTTTGTGTATGGCGTAAACAGCAATAAATTAGGGCAAGAAATTGTTTGTTTGCTTGTTGCAAAGTCGGTAGATTTTAAAGTAATCGATATGTTTCAATATTTAAAGGCAAGAAGTGTGCCTCAAAGGTTTTGGCCTGATAGAGTGAAATTAGTAAAAGAAATTCCTAAAAATAAAACTGGAAAAAGAAAACGTTTAGTTTGGTGGTGTCAAGATTGA
- a CDS encoding glycosyltransferase family 2 protein: MDVSVIIPVYNQPHALDLCLEGFCVQTTSQIQFEIIIVDDGSEDDITPFIKKWEGKIEHLIYIRTENVGRASARNMGLKISRGNVVVLNDADRIPDPHFIQAHHRLHRNNSNYISVGQIRELYFSNIQHNRDVIKSCVMDAKLYKIPSYCKMVYQCYNEDGMSISSIPWISTFSGNLSFRRSLLERVGMFEETFLKWGFEHFELGYRAFEQNYQFIYNKSAINYHLAHKRPTGFYKKSIEESLEILYRLHPNEEMKYFKQFFLGSLSLQQLEHKVSGKLPAWNHNQASSHVLVFNSMKDDE, encoded by the coding sequence ATGGATGTTTCAGTAATTATTCCTGTGTATAATCAACCGCATGCCTTAGATTTATGTTTAGAAGGATTTTGTGTACAAACTACGAGTCAAATTCAATTTGAAATTATCATTGTTGATGATGGTTCTGAGGATGATATCACCCCTTTCATTAAAAAATGGGAGGGGAAAATAGAGCATCTCATTTATATAAGAACTGAAAATGTCGGTAGAGCAAGCGCCAGAAATATGGGTTTAAAAATCTCACGAGGAAATGTGGTTGTGCTTAATGATGCAGATAGAATACCAGATCCCCATTTTATTCAAGCACATCATAGACTCCATCGTAACAATAGTAACTACATTTCAGTTGGTCAAATACGTGAATTGTATTTTTCAAACATTCAACATAACAGGGATGTCATAAAGTCCTGTGTAATGGATGCCAAGTTATATAAAATACCAAGCTACTGTAAAATGGTTTATCAATGTTACAACGAAGATGGCATGTCAATTTCCAGTATTCCATGGATCAGTACTTTCAGTGGGAACTTGTCGTTTAGAAGATCGCTTTTGGAACGAGTTGGGATGTTTGAAGAGACGTTTTTAAAGTGGGGATTTGAACATTTTGAATTGGGATATAGAGCATTTGAACAAAACTATCAGTTTATATATAACAAGTCAGCCATAAATTATCATTTGGCACATAAAAGACCGACTGGATTTTATAAAAAATCGATAGAAGAAAGTTTAGAAATTTTATATAGACTCCATCCAAATGAAGAAATGAAATATTTTAAGCAATTTTTCCTTGGTAGTTTAAGTTTACAGCAATTAGAACATAAAGTTTCAGGCAAGTTGCCAGCATGGAATCACAATCAAGCTTCTTCACATGTACTAGTTTTTAATTCGATGAAGGATGATGAATGA
- a CDS encoding acyl carrier protein: protein MEQFQMIVLELLSDEGCGVLPKEEIILSNRFIDLGFDSLKFAEFLIHLENRTGKEIPDEILNLSLEESVEQFQKIIFSKYKG from the coding sequence ATGGAACAATTTCAAATGATCGTCTTAGAGTTACTTAGTGATGAAGGATGCGGAGTGTTGCCAAAAGAAGAAATTATTCTTTCAAACCGTTTTATAGACTTAGGGTTTGATTCTCTTAAATTCGCCGAATTCTTAATTCATCTTGAAAATAGAACTGGAAAAGAAATACCTGATGAAATTTTAAATTTAAGCTTGGAAGAGTCGGTTGAACAGTTTCAAAAAATTATCTTTTCCAAGTATAAAGGTTAA
- a CDS encoding class I SAM-dependent methyltransferase — protein MGLSTNLFTKKYFTAYQYASRYTAEKILEVFNLHGLFLRAASTHQRLEIIDKLKCTEAFIPSLDFALNFLVQELYIVQDVKNADYYSRTEKTLESWIDINVETNIKHSLKMIDFVADHWAYILSGKKSPIHLLFGSQGEQIWRDYFQHPSDLYYVHNQWLALYLNPIIEDGQSILELGAGYGSGTSCILNNLNNKKIHYTASDVSPMIVRHLGKEFSHIETSVVNFDKNLFAQLNGKKYDYIVSINGLHCSFEIQDALARIKKCLNPGGKVILSECIRDLNHSYLHQEFIFNLLPGYKIFKNGKYLINGFQTKLKWENALKETDYKNVEVILNEGDLPLGAIIVGEHHE, from the coding sequence ATGGGGCTTTCTACTAATTTATTTACGAAGAAATATTTTACTGCATATCAATATGCTAGTCGTTACACCGCTGAGAAAATATTAGAAGTATTCAATCTACATGGATTGTTTTTACGTGCTGCTAGTACCCATCAACGACTTGAGATCATAGATAAATTAAAGTGTACAGAAGCATTTATTCCTTCGTTAGATTTTGCGCTAAATTTTTTAGTACAGGAGCTGTATATTGTTCAAGATGTAAAAAATGCTGACTACTATAGCAGAACGGAAAAAACATTGGAGTCATGGATAGATATAAATGTAGAAACAAATATCAAACACTCGTTAAAAATGATAGATTTCGTTGCTGATCATTGGGCATACATTCTATCAGGCAAGAAGTCTCCAATTCATTTATTATTTGGGTCTCAAGGTGAACAGATCTGGAGAGATTATTTTCAACATCCTAGTGATTTGTATTACGTTCATAATCAGTGGTTAGCTTTATATTTGAACCCAATAATAGAAGATGGCCAAAGTATATTGGAGTTGGGAGCAGGTTATGGATCTGGAACAAGCTGTATATTAAATAATTTAAACAATAAGAAAATTCATTATACTGCATCGGATGTAAGTCCTATGATTGTCAGACATTTAGGTAAAGAGTTTTCCCATATAGAAACATCTGTTGTAAATTTTGATAAAAATCTTTTTGCTCAGCTGAATGGAAAAAAATATGATTATATTGTTTCGATCAATGGCCTTCATTGTTCTTTTGAAATACAAGATGCACTAGCCAGGATCAAGAAATGCTTAAATCCAGGTGGAAAAGTGATTTTATCAGAATGCATAAGAGATTTAAACCATTCATACTTACATCAAGAATTTATATTTAATTTACTTCCTGGGTACAAAATTTTTAAAAACGGAAAATATTTAATAAATGGTTTTCAAACCAAATTAAAGTGGGAAAATGCGCTCAAAGAAACAGATTACAAAAATGTAGAGGTTATTTTAAATGAGGGTGACTTACCCTTAGGAGCCATTATTGTTGGTGAACATCATGAATAA
- a CDS encoding cupin domain-containing protein has protein sequence MNKDHIVIKKEDREWIEGMFHHSEYQMLYSETDEEKETQAFIVRFGPGGFIPYHDHPGREYAYVIEGTMKVGDDILGPGDFLTAGKNEKHRVETEDGVTFLTIIEKPIDIVEDNTEDETTC, from the coding sequence ATGAACAAAGATCATATTGTCATTAAAAAAGAAGATCGAGAATGGATAGAAGGTATGTTTCATCATTCAGAATATCAAATGTTATATTCTGAAACAGACGAAGAAAAAGAGACACAGGCTTTTATTGTCAGGTTTGGTCCGGGAGGGTTCATCCCATATCATGATCATCCAGGCAGAGAGTATGCTTATGTTATTGAGGGAACCATGAAGGTTGGCGATGATATTCTAGGTCCCGGAGACTTTTTGACTGCAGGAAAAAATGAAAAACATAGAGTAGAAACCGAGGATGGTGTTACTTTTTTAACGATTATTGAAAAACCAATAGATATTGTTGAGGATAATACGGAAGATGAAACAACTTGTTAA
- a CDS encoding class I SAM-dependent methyltransferase has translation MSKNNEWKHFFGSAYQKFSQYILTEDRTKVEVQNIEKILDLQPNFKILDLGCGSGRITIPLAHKGYHLTGFDGSNYSLNIARNNAGNLPITWIESQIKDLDSEHKYDAILSIGTAFGYVDDQEDKTTMEKIYHMLNQGGKLLIDTENRDFMLHQYSENAWNEMGDQIVWSKRKFNPLNSRWREEISWNEDNNLESSILNVRIYSAHELINLLETIGFKVQKLYGSLKLDDFHMRSSRIVIVAEKE, from the coding sequence ATGAGTAAAAATAATGAATGGAAACACTTTTTTGGCTCAGCCTATCAAAAATTTTCTCAATATATACTTACAGAAGATAGAACAAAAGTTGAAGTACAAAATATAGAGAAGATTTTAGATTTACAACCAAATTTCAAAATTTTGGATTTGGGATGTGGAAGCGGTAGAATTACAATCCCTCTTGCTCATAAAGGTTATCATCTAACAGGATTTGATGGATCAAATTATTCACTAAACATCGCTAGAAACAATGCTGGAAATTTACCGATTACGTGGATTGAAAGCCAAATTAAAGATTTGGATAGTGAGCATAAATATGATGCCATTTTAAGTATTGGCACAGCTTTTGGTTATGTAGATGATCAAGAAGATAAAACAACAATGGAAAAAATATATCACATGTTAAACCAAGGTGGAAAGTTATTAATTGATACAGAAAATAGAGATTTTATGCTTCATCAATATAGTGAAAATGCATGGAATGAAATGGGTGACCAGATCGTTTGGTCTAAAAGAAAATTCAACCCTTTGAATAGCAGATGGCGTGAAGAGATCAGTTGGAATGAAGATAACAATTTAGAGAGCTCTATTCTTAATGTAAGAATTTACTCAGCCCATGAATTAATAAATCTACTAGAAACGATCGGATTTAAAGTACAGAAGTTATATGGAAGTTTGAAATTAGACGATTTTCACATGCGAAGTTCTAGAATCGTTATTGTAGCAGAAAAGGAGTAA
- a CDS encoding aspartate aminotransferase family protein: MSRYYVVHPFTTMPKKSNLTEEEVNNRFFMANKGERHWVLNKDDQAFLNLSNAAYSLDQSNEIILKAIFEQYNKLSASIMVNQGHWIANNLAEKLLNLAPKFSSVFYSNDGTGAMESALKATRQYFVENDMPNKQKFISLNGGYHGSSMGALSITNLGFEGVFGDLLQGCISVPSPEDFREKEDELDDRHAKQAAYELEQAILKAGPETVAAFVIEPVQSVNGIRVFPNLYFQLVRQITRRYNILVIADEITTGIGRTGEWLTSSSLKLDPDIITISKGLTAGYFPLGATLFSSQITNHLIENGSGFPHGTTLSGHPVGCSIAIKVLEIFEKENLPFRAKEAGEYIMNELREGLNKENIIREVRGKGLMIGIELNIDSEEEIERFNTIKSNIKKSGILATFSHNVISLYPPLNISKSDMDYMIDALKSSILLIG, encoded by the coding sequence ATGAGTAGATATTATGTGGTACATCCTTTTACGACTATGCCTAAAAAAAGCAATTTAACAGAGGAAGAGGTCAATAATCGATTTTTTATGGCCAATAAAGGAGAAAGGCATTGGGTATTAAACAAAGATGATCAAGCGTTTTTAAATTTATCTAATGCAGCCTACTCATTAGATCAATCAAATGAAATCATCTTAAAAGCCATTTTTGAACAGTATAACAAGCTTTCAGCCTCTATTATGGTAAATCAGGGGCACTGGATTGCAAATAATTTAGCTGAAAAGCTTTTAAATCTAGCTCCAAAATTTAGTTCAGTATTTTACTCAAATGATGGAACAGGTGCAATGGAATCAGCCTTAAAAGCAACAAGACAATACTTTGTTGAAAATGATATGCCAAATAAACAAAAGTTTATCAGTTTGAATGGTGGTTATCATGGATCAAGCATGGGCGCACTTTCCATTACAAACCTGGGGTTTGAGGGGGTTTTTGGTGATCTTTTACAAGGATGTATAAGCGTCCCCTCACCTGAAGATTTTCGTGAAAAAGAAGATGAGTTAGATGATCGTCATGCTAAACAAGCTGCATATGAATTAGAACAAGCTATTTTAAAAGCTGGGCCAGAAACCGTTGCAGCTTTTGTAATAGAACCAGTACAGAGTGTAAATGGCATTCGTGTATTTCCAAATTTATATTTTCAATTAGTGAGGCAAATTACGAGAAGATATAATATTCTTGTAATTGCAGATGAAATCACTACAGGCATTGGTAGAACAGGTGAATGGTTAACCAGTTCCTCACTCAAGTTAGACCCTGATATTATCACAATTTCTAAAGGATTAACCGCTGGATATTTTCCATTAGGAGCTACTTTATTTTCTTCTCAAATTACGAATCATTTGATTGAAAATGGATCTGGGTTTCCACACGGCACCACTTTAAGTGGACATCCTGTTGGTTGTTCCATCGCCATCAAGGTTTTGGAAATTTTTGAAAAAGAAAATCTTCCATTCAGAGCGAAAGAAGCAGGGGAATATATCATGAATGAACTAAGAGAAGGACTAAATAAGGAAAATATCATTAGGGAAGTTCGAGGCAAGGGTCTAATGATTGGAATAGAGCTTAACATAGACTCAGAGGAAGAGATTGAGAGATTTAACACCATCAAGAGCAATATAAAAAAATCAGGGATTTTAGCAACCTTTTCCCATAACGTCATTAGTTTATATCCACCATTAAATATTTCAAAAAGTGATATGGATTATATGATTGATGCGCTAAAATCAAGCATATTATTAATAGGTTAG
- a CDS encoding CRTAC1 family protein — protein sequence MKVRNILYLLFSCILILAGCNTFSAGEKVDLNFNFKEVTEVANVKFNHEIPVFDEKVNNIMPWLASTGASVATGDYNNDGYMDLYFTNSKKGSLNVLFQNNGDGSYTKVDSIVSDINQEGISSTALFLDYDNNGTSDLFVGFWGQSKLFKNNGDGTFTEVSEKAGVNLFSYAAKAITLDYDKDGFLDIYVGNYFRSENNLWDLKTTKIMHDDFEHARNGGFNQLYKNNGDGTFTEIAEQINLDDTGWTLATGSADVNHDGYPDIYNANDFGPDVLYLNENGKKFKKIIQRNGIGLDTHKGMNADFVDIFHKGELGIYVSNVSKPTYIIEGNDFWYPNDEGQYENIAEELGLNFAGFSWGAKFFDTNNSGEFSLIVTNGFITGKSKDNYWFDLGTLATTPESIVEDTKNWPSIGKKDLSGNENKFLFLNLMQSNNGFENVALQAGIDFTEDGRGVSVVDLDNSGELDLVFANQGGKARVYKNQIEGSNWIKLSLQGAYPSNRDAIGARVTIVQGDKRTLIEKDGGNGFGGQSDPRIHFGLGERKKVDEIIIKWPSGRIQSMKDIEANQTLHIKENNNLPMEGGS from the coding sequence ATGAAGGTTCGTAACATTTTATATTTATTATTTTCCTGTATTTTAATTTTAGCAGGTTGTAACACTTTTAGTGCAGGAGAAAAAGTGGACTTAAATTTTAATTTTAAAGAGGTAACAGAGGTTGCGAATGTTAAGTTCAATCATGAAATCCCTGTTTTTGATGAAAAGGTGAACAACATTATGCCCTGGTTAGCTTCAACGGGTGCATCAGTTGCAACTGGGGATTACAACAATGATGGGTATATGGATCTTTATTTTACAAACTCCAAAAAAGGAAGTTTAAATGTTTTGTTCCAAAACAATGGGGATGGCTCTTACACCAAGGTTGATTCGATTGTATCAGATATCAATCAAGAAGGAATATCCTCAACGGCTTTATTTTTAGACTATGACAATAATGGGACGTCTGACTTATTTGTTGGATTTTGGGGTCAAAGCAAGCTTTTTAAAAACAATGGAGACGGGACGTTTACAGAAGTTTCTGAAAAAGCTGGTGTTAATTTATTCTCTTATGCAGCGAAAGCAATCACGTTAGATTATGACAAGGATGGTTTTTTAGATATTTATGTAGGCAACTATTTTAGAAGTGAGAATAACTTATGGGATCTAAAAACAACAAAAATTATGCATGATGATTTTGAACATGCTAGAAATGGTGGTTTTAATCAATTATATAAGAATAATGGAGACGGTACTTTTACTGAAATAGCAGAACAAATTAATCTCGATGATACGGGTTGGACACTAGCTACAGGTTCAGCTGATGTTAATCATGATGGTTACCCTGATATATATAATGCAAATGATTTTGGTCCTGATGTTCTCTATTTAAATGAAAATGGAAAGAAATTTAAAAAAATCATTCAACGTAATGGCATTGGATTAGATACCCATAAAGGCATGAATGCTGATTTTGTAGACATTTTCCATAAAGGAGAACTTGGTATTTATGTGAGCAATGTAAGCAAACCTACTTATATTATTGAAGGAAACGATTTTTGGTACCCAAATGATGAAGGACAATACGAGAATATCGCAGAAGAATTAGGGTTGAATTTTGCTGGGTTTTCATGGGGAGCTAAATTCTTCGACACAAATAATAGTGGTGAGTTTAGTTTAATTGTCACAAATGGATTTATTACAGGAAAAAGTAAAGATAATTATTGGTTTGATTTAGGAACACTTGCTACAACACCAGAGAGTATTGTTGAAGATACGAAAAATTGGCCATCTATTGGAAAGAAAGATTTATCAGGAAACGAGAATAAATTTTTATTTCTGAATCTTATGCAGTCAAACAATGGGTTTGAAAATGTTGCTTTACAAGCGGGTATTGATTTCACTGAAGATGGAAGAGGGGTATCTGTCGTAGACCTTGATAATTCTGGTGAATTGGACTTGGTTTTTGCAAATCAAGGAGGGAAGGCAAGAGTTTATAAAAATCAAATAGAAGGAAGCAATTGGATAAAACTTAGTTTACAAGGTGCTTATCCTAGTAATCGAGACGCTATAGGTGCAAGGGTAACTATTGTGCAGGGAGATAAAAGAACATTGATTGAAAAAGATGGTGGGAATGGATTTGGTGGTCAAAGTGATCCCAGAATACATTTTGGACTTGGAGAAAGGAAAAAAGTTGATGAAATAATCATTAAATGGCCTAGTGGAAGAATTCAATCTATGAAAGATATTGAAGCTAATCAAACGCTTCATATTAAAGAGAATAACAACCTGCCTATGGAGGGGGGATCATAA
- a CDS encoding DUF1702 family protein, translating to MVALYVVLLILGLVFIKFLILKIINFRMFHRYIDRNKKDFYNIFFQKILSSFLYGLKIGMQWITIPKVVKQKMMNKVEPYFHGFAYEGYSMGIAAKLTITGQKKYFEKHVKKVDPTNIYQYYVGLGWWLYKLHIFNRARYQKWIIHLDPRLAPVIYDGIGFSAALERFDHDKHFIASFQVLNEKEQRVLYQGIGRCLWFLKKFDIVLALDSLAALPSKYHKDCASGLGLAAAYSFFDQMDQVFMATNKISTLLKAAFLQGMGFGFEARRLQNPLLFKNMLLALNVNQRKEVTALLDIVDSVKQELYENDEINQGEFYYLWIDLVRECVEKRGGKFYEGS from the coding sequence ATGGTTGCTTTATATGTTGTACTACTTATCCTTGGTCTTGTGTTTATTAAATTTTTAATTTTAAAAATAATAAACTTTAGGATGTTTCATCGGTACATCGATAGAAATAAGAAAGATTTTTACAACATTTTTTTTCAAAAAATTCTGTCTAGTTTTCTTTATGGATTGAAAATAGGTATGCAGTGGATCACCATACCAAAAGTTGTGAAACAAAAAATGATGAACAAGGTTGAGCCGTATTTTCATGGATTTGCATATGAAGGATATAGTATGGGAATTGCTGCGAAATTGACTATTACAGGTCAAAAGAAATATTTTGAAAAGCATGTTAAAAAAGTGGATCCTACAAATATATACCAATATTATGTTGGTTTAGGGTGGTGGTTATATAAGCTTCATATATTTAACCGAGCAAGATATCAAAAGTGGATTATTCACCTAGATCCTCGTTTAGCTCCAGTGATTTATGATGGAATTGGATTTTCAGCTGCCTTAGAGCGCTTCGACCACGACAAACATTTCATTGCTAGTTTTCAAGTTTTGAATGAAAAAGAACAAAGAGTATTATACCAAGGAATTGGACGGTGTTTATGGTTTTTAAAAAAATTTGATATAGTACTTGCTCTCGATAGTTTGGCAGCTTTACCTAGTAAATATCATAAAGATTGTGCTTCAGGTTTAGGGTTAGCTGCTGCATATAGTTTTTTTGATCAAATGGATCAAGTTTTCATGGCAACAAATAAAATTTCTACGTTACTAAAGGCAGCTTTTTTGCAAGGAATGGGATTTGGCTTTGAAGCAAGGAGATTGCAAAATCCCTTACTATTTAAAAATATGTTGTTGGCATTAAATGTGAATCAAAGAAAAGAAGTAACCGCCTTACTGGATATCGTGGACTCTGTAAAGCAAGAATTATACGAGAACGATGAAATTAATCAAGGTGAGTTTTATTACTTATGGATTGATTTAGTGAGAGAGTGTGTAGAGAAAAGAGGAGGTAAATTTTATGAAGGTTCGTAA
- a CDS encoding acyl carrier protein produces the protein MFKDVVIEYISDLIEREVTEQDFDTPFPDLGIDSLMALEVAVHIERELSIVITEQELAELTCINDLLGKLKV, from the coding sequence ATGTTTAAAGATGTGGTTATTGAATATATAAGTGACCTAATAGAAAGGGAGGTAACTGAACAAGATTTTGATACACCTTTCCCTGATCTAGGAATAGATTCTCTGATGGCACTTGAAGTAGCTGTCCATATTGAAAGAGAGCTATCCATTGTAATTACTGAACAGGAACTAGCAGAACTTACTTGTATAAATGATCTTCTAGGAAAGTTAAAGGTTTAA
- the fabG gene encoding 3-oxoacyl-ACP reductase FabG: MSDFQFNFKHKTALVTGGTRGIGKQIVQDLVKSGANVIFTYSSQEEAAQSIVRDLSSHSSSTIQGIQVDFRKTDDITKLTECLGKVTNLDFLVNNAGMKIDKPIYLLSEEDWKDVMNVNLMSAFILSKQFVRKLAIAKGCIVNVSSVSGLAGTMGQTNYSAAKAGIIGFTKSLSKELASFGVRVNCVAPGYIETDMTHELIEEKGINMTHEIPLQRLGKPCEVSATVMFLLSQASSYITGKVIIPDGGLL; encoded by the coding sequence ATGAGTGATTTTCAATTTAATTTCAAACATAAAACTGCATTGGTTACAGGGGGAACAAGAGGGATAGGCAAGCAGATTGTTCAAGATTTAGTAAAGTCAGGAGCAAATGTGATTTTTACATATTCTTCACAAGAAGAAGCTGCTCAATCTATCGTTAGGGATTTATCAAGCCATTCTTCTTCAACAATCCAAGGTATTCAAGTAGATTTTAGAAAAACTGATGATATCACAAAATTAACAGAATGTTTAGGAAAAGTTACTAATTTGGACTTTTTGGTGAACAATGCAGGAATGAAAATTGATAAACCAATCTATTTATTAAGCGAGGAAGATTGGAAAGATGTAATGAATGTAAACCTCATGTCTGCCTTTATACTTTCAAAACAATTCGTTCGAAAATTAGCAATAGCTAAAGGTTGTATTGTGAATGTATCTTCTGTATCCGGCTTAGCTGGTACCATGGGTCAAACTAATTACTCAGCTGCTAAAGCAGGTATCATAGGTTTTACTAAATCTTTAAGCAAGGAGTTAGCGTCTTTTGGGGTTAGGGTAAATTGTGTTGCCCCAGGTTATATTGAAACGGATATGACCCATGAGTTGATTGAAGAGAAAGGCATCAATATGACACATGAAATACCCTTGCAAAGATTAGGAAAACCTTGTGAAGTATCTGCAACTGTGATGTTTTTATTATCTCAAGCTTCTTCATATATTACTGGAAAAGTAATTATACCAGATGGTGGCTTGTTATAG